The Juglans microcarpa x Juglans regia isolate MS1-56 chromosome 2S, Jm3101_v1.0, whole genome shotgun sequence genome has a window encoding:
- the LOC121252599 gene encoding probable inactive ATP-dependent zinc metalloprotease FTSHI 3, chloroplastic produces MACFSVVCNNGFLISPEKLGAPSGKNKCLERYRGSLRSSLDFPSLGFYRGGKSQHGLSWNNKLSSLIGRKFGLGFYICCKTQRGLSRNNGMEPLSSGHTGDKQIHVGKRENDSARLRKRFSLRLRPRLRLLSIRLKMLSIRSILNDIGTLLRKNIRRVALSTSISIALGVFYLCLKLSALPAPKVVPYSDLILSLQNGSVTQVLFEEGSRRMFYNTNLEGVESTGESHEESPVVNVTIQNKSAKVATDDSTRASQVVNLNVLKRFLSTRASSPEWHYSTRKIDRDEKFLLSLMREKGVKYSSAPQSVLTSMRSTLITVIFLWIPLIPLMWLLYRQLSSANSPARKRKPNTEMVGFDDVEGVDAAKVELMEIVSCLQGDVNYQKLGAKLPRGVLLVGPPGTGKTLLARAVAGEAGVPFFPVSASEFVELFVGRGAARIRDLFSVARKCAPSIIFIDELDAVGGKRGRSFNDERDQTLNQLLTEMDGFESDMKVVVIAATNRPEALDPALCRPGRFSRKVLVGEPDIEGRKRILAVHLRGVPLEDDTQLICDLVASLTPGFVGADLANIVNEAALLSARRGSENVSMEDVMQAIERAKFGINDKQLRRGTLSKELGKLFPWIPSLVGRNDTRQAGLQGPLGYQTFS; encoded by the exons ATGGCTTGTTTTTCTGTTGTTTGCAACAATGGTTTTCTTATTTCTCCGGAGAAATTGGGAGCTCCTAGTGGAAAAAACAAGTGTTTGGAAAGATATAGAGGTTCGCTGCGTAGTTCACTTGACTTTCCGTCTCTGGGGTTCTATAGAGGTGGGAAATCTCAACATGGATTGTCCTGGAACAATAAGCTTAGTTCGCTGATTGGTAGGAAATTTGGCTTGGGGTTTTATATTTGTTGTAAAACTCAACGTGGACTGTCTCGTAACAATGGAATGGAACCACTGAGTAGTGGACACACCGGAGATAAGCAGATCCACGTAGGTAAAAGAGAGAATGATTCTGCGAGATTAAGAAAAAGGTTCTCATTAAGATTACGTCCGAGGTTAAGGCTATTGAGCATAAGACTAAAAATGCTTTCGATTAGGtctattttaaatgatattggAACACTTTTGCGGAAGAATATAAGACGAGTGGCGCTTTCAACTTCAATTTCTATTGCATTGGGGGTCTTCTATTTGTGTTTGAAATTATCGGCATTGCCGGCTCCAAAAGTTGTTCCATATTCAGACTTGATATTAAGCCTTCAAAATGGGTCTGTTACGCAGGTTTTATTTGAAGAGGGATCTCGTCGGATGTTTTACAATACAAATTTGGAGGGTGTTGAGAGTACTGGAGAGTCACATGAGGAATCACCAGTAGTAAATGTTACAATTCAGAATAAATCCGCTAAGGTTGCAACAGATGACAGTACAAGAGCCAGCCAAGTAGTGAATTTGAATGTATTGAAAAGATTTTTGAGTACTCGAGCTTCTAGCCCAGAGTGGCACTATTCCACAAGAAAAATTGATCGTGATGAAAAATTTCTCCTTAGTTTGATGAGAGAAAAGGGAGTTAAGTATAGCTCGGCCCCTCAATCAGTGTTGACGTCGATGAGGAGTACTTTAATTACTGTGATATTTTTGTGGATTCCTCTGATTCCTTTGATGTGGCTTCTTTATCGGCAACTTTCTTCTGCAAATAGTCCAGCAAGAAAACGGAAACCTAATACTGAGATGGTTGGGTTTGACGATGTGGAGGGTGTTGATGCTGCTAAGGTGGAGCTTATGGAG ATAGTTTCATGCCTGCAAGGAGATGTTAACTATCAGAAGCTAGGAGCAAAGCTACCTAGAGGTGTATTGCTGGTGGGCCCTCCAGGAACAGGAAAAACATTATTAGCCCGTGCAGTGGCTGGGGAAGCCGGAGTACCATTTTTCCCTGTTTCTGCAAGTGAATTTGTGGAGTTGTTTGTTGGAAGAGGAGCGGCTCGTATTCGAGATCTCTTTAGTGTGGCAAGGAAGTGTGCTCCTTCTATCATATTCATTGACGAACTTGATGCAGTTGGAGGGAAACGCGGTAGAAGCTTCAATGATGAACGTGATCAAACACTAAACCAG TTGCTGACAGAAATGGATGGATTTGAGTCGGACATGAAAGTGGTTGTTATTGCAGCCACAAATAGACCTGAAGCATTGGATCCAGCCCTATGTAGGCCTGGTCGCTTCTCCAGAAAAGTTCTTGTAGGAGAACCAGACATTGAAGGAAGGAAAAGGATATTGGCTGTGCATTTGAGAGGAGTTCCGCTAGAAGATGACACACAACTTATCTGTGATCTGGTTGCTTCTCTGACTCCAGGTTTTGTAGGTGCTGATCTTGCAAACATCGTCAATGAAGCTGCTTTGCTTTCTGCTCGTAGAG GTAGTGAAAATGTGTCGATGGAAGATGTAATGCAAGCCATCGAAAGAGCAAAATTTGGCATCAATGATAAGCAGCTGAGACGTGGTACATTAAGCAAGGAGCTTGGGAAACTGTTCCCATGGATTCCCTCTCTGGTAGGAAGAAATGACACCAGACAGGCTGGATTGCAAGGCCCGTTGGGCTATCAAACTTTCAGCTGA
- the LOC121253305 gene encoding proline dehydrogenase 1, mitochondrial-like yields the protein MANRVTVHSKLLKSLRFSTVHLTHSSPPPPPPQPNLPRPLLISSLNLHDTQKLFSSLPTTHLLRASANLHAASLEPFVDFGTWLLNSKLMDLYLLRAPIFAALRHTFYHHFCAGEDTVAAGHTVRSLHSAGLSAMLTYAVEYATDNESCDRNSDAFLHKVESAKSLPSSSVSSVVVKITAICPKKLLERVSDLLRWQHKDPSFNLPWKLDTLPIFSDSSPTYHTLKKPEPLTPEEEHDLQLGHQRLQKICQKCVEANIPLTVDAEHTLVQPAIDYFTYSSAILYNKDDSPIIYGTIQCYLKDAKERLLLASKAADKACVPMGFKLVRGAYMPSEIKTASSLGFESPIHNGIQETHACYNDCASIMLDKISNGPGALVLATHNVESGRLAVAKAHDLGMGKIHQKLQFAQLYGMADVLSFSLKNAGCHVSKYMPFGQVEMVIPYLLRRAEENRGVLSASTLDRQLMRKELKRRLIAAVF from the exons ATGGCAAACCGTGTCACAGTTCATTCGAAGCTCCTCAAAAGTCTCCGCTTTTCCACCGTCCATCTCACCCACAGTAgtcctccacctcctcctcctcaaccCAACCTCCCAAGACCCCTCCTGATCTCCTCCCTCAACCTCCATGATACTCAGAAGCTCTTCTCTTCCTTACCAACCACTCACCTCTTGCGTGCCTCCGCCAACCTCCACGCCGCGTCCCTCGAGCCCTTTGTCGATTTCGGAACATGGCTCCTCAACTCCAAGCTCATGGACCTCTACTTGCTCCGGGCTCCCATATTCGCAGCTCTCAGGCACACCTTTTACCATCACTTTTGTGCCGGCGAGGACACAGTCGCCGCTGGACACACCGTCCGTAGCCTCCACAGTGCCGGCCTCAGTGCCATGCTAACCTACGCCGTCGAATACGCCACCGACAATGAGTCCTGCGATCGCAACTCCGATGCCTTCCTTCACAAAGTCGAGTCCGCCAAGTCTCTTCCATCTTCTTCC gTGAGCTCTGTAGTTGTGAAAATCACTGCTATTTGCCCCAAGAAGCTGCTTGAGCGGGTAAGTGACTTGCTGAGATGGCAACACAAAGACCCTTCTTTCAATCTGCCATGGAAGCTAGACACCCTTCCCATTTTCTCTGATTCAAGCCCTACCTATCACACCCTCAAAAAGCCAGAACCGCTAACCCCTGAAGAAGAGCATGATCTCCAGTTAGGTCACCAGAGACTGCAAAAAATATGCCAAAAATGTGTAGAAGCAAATATCCCTTTGACGGTTGATGCAGAGCACACACTCGTTCAGCCCGCCATTGATTACTTTACGTACTCTTCGGCAATCTTATACAACAAAGATGATAGTCCAATAATATATGGGACTATTCAATGCTACTTGAAAGATGCAAAAGAAAGGTTGTTGCTCGCATCAAAGGCTGCGGATAAGGCGTGTGTTCCCATGGGGTTCAAATTGGTGAGGGGAGCTTACATGCCAAGTGAAATAAAAACGGCTTCTTCCTTGGGATTTGAATCTCCTATTCACAATGGCATACAGGAAACGCACGCATGCTACAATGACTGTGCTTCTATCATGCTGGACAAGATTTCCAATGGCCCCGGTGCACTTGTTCTTGCAACTCATAATGTTGAATCAG GGAGACTGGCAGTAGCAAAAGCTCATGATTTGGGTATGGGGAAGATACACCAGAAGCTACAATTTGCACAGCTATATGGTATGGCAGATGTGCTTTCCTTTAGCCTGAAAAATGCAGGGTGTCATGTTAGCAAGTACATGCCATTCGGGCAAGTAGAGATGGTTATCCCATACCTTCTAAGGAGGGCTGAGGAGAATAGAGGTGTTTTATCTGCTTCAACCCTTGACAGGCAACTCATGAG GAAAGAGTTAAAGAGGAGACTAATAGCAGCTGTTTTTTAA